In a genomic window of Nodosilinea sp. E11:
- a CDS encoding Uma2 family endonuclease, whose protein sequence is MTTLTLTLDPVVRLTREQFYELCKVNHDIRLERSSTGDLILMPPTGWESGRRNADLTTNLNIWNRQAQLGIVFDSSTGFSLPNGADRSPDVAWVEKTRIENLAPDPARFLPLAPDFVIELRSATDKLATLQHKMAEYRDCGVRLGWLIDPQEKRVETYRLGRPIEYLSQPDQLSENDILPGFVLKLAEIWG, encoded by the coding sequence ATGACGACCTTGACCCTGACCCTCGACCCGGTGGTGCGGCTCACCCGTGAACAGTTCTATGAGCTGTGCAAAGTAAACCACGACATTCGTCTAGAGCGCAGCAGCACAGGAGATTTGATCCTCATGCCACCCACAGGCTGGGAGTCTGGTAGGCGCAATGCAGACCTGACCACAAACTTGAATATTTGGAATCGTCAAGCTCAGTTGGGCATTGTATTTGATTCGTCTACTGGGTTCTCGCTTCCCAATGGAGCCGACCGATCGCCAGATGTAGCTTGGGTAGAAAAAACACGCATTGAAAACTTGGCCCCAGACCCCGCCAGGTTTTTACCCTTAGCTCCCGATTTTGTGATTGAGCTGCGCTCAGCCACCGACAAGCTGGCCACCCTACAGCACAAGATGGCCGAGTATCGCGATTGTGGGGTGCGACTGGGATGGCTGATTGACCCCCAGGAAAAACGGGTAGAAACTTATCGCCTGGGGCGACCCATTGAGTATCTCAGCCAGCCCGATCAACTCTCGGAAAACGATATATTGCCCGGTTTTGTGCTCAAGCTGGCCGAGATCTGGGGATAG
- the rpsN gene encoding 30S ribosomal protein S14, translated as MAKKSMIARERKREKMVEQYAKKREALLEEFNSAENQQERVTIHRKIQQLPRNSAPTRLHNRCWMTGRPRGYYRDFGLCRNKLREMAHQGLLPGVVKSSW; from the coding sequence ATGGCCAAGAAAAGCATGATTGCGCGGGAGCGCAAGCGGGAAAAGATGGTTGAGCAGTACGCCAAGAAGCGCGAAGCGCTCTTGGAAGAGTTCAACAGTGCTGAAAATCAGCAAGAAAGAGTGACGATTCACCGCAAGATTCAGCAGCTGCCCCGCAACAGCGCACCGACCCGTCTGCACAATCGCTGCTGGATGACTGGTCGCCCCCGTGGCTACTACCGCGACTTTGGCCTTTGCCGCAACAAGCTGCGCGAAATGGCTCACCAAGGTCTGCTACCTGGTGTTGTCAAGTCAAGCTGGTAG
- a CDS encoding DUF362 domain-containing protein, producing the protein MPALASAVTVPSDRFDYTPPPAALEARRILVKPNLGYPVGPPVTVSMAVLGAVIGGLRQHNPKAEILIVEGVCSKVAFDVIMAKLGVHQLLTDGVQLLNADDLELWEYPNRAPRAVRFKSMWAPRLLQEVDCCLSVSAFKRTQLKGAPLISASLKNLYGLFPRAKYKARSPNSRGQLHRPSVPLVLQDVYHTLGHLFVGGVVDCTEKFVSHDWQPDRGQSIPLGQVVYGSDLLSVDRTACQVGQEVVPDYITALEQQVSE; encoded by the coding sequence ATGCCCGCTTTAGCCTCGGCAGTGACAGTTCCCAGCGATCGCTTTGACTATACGCCACCCCCTGCGGCCTTAGAGGCCCGCCGCATTCTGGTTAAACCCAATCTTGGCTACCCCGTTGGGCCACCCGTGACCGTGAGTATGGCGGTGCTAGGGGCTGTCATAGGCGGCCTACGGCAGCACAACCCCAAGGCCGAAATTTTGATTGTGGAAGGGGTGTGTTCTAAGGTTGCCTTTGACGTCATTATGGCCAAGCTGGGTGTTCATCAGCTGTTGACCGATGGTGTACAGCTGCTCAATGCCGACGACCTAGAGCTGTGGGAATACCCCAATCGTGCCCCTCGGGCGGTGCGGTTTAAATCGATGTGGGCACCCAGGCTGCTGCAAGAGGTCGACTGCTGCCTGTCGGTCAGTGCGTTTAAGCGCACGCAACTCAAAGGCGCACCGCTGATTTCAGCCTCGCTAAAAAACCTCTACGGCCTGTTTCCTCGGGCCAAATACAAGGCCCGCAGCCCTAACTCGCGGGGGCAACTGCACCGGCCCTCGGTGCCGCTGGTGCTTCAGGATGTCTACCACACCCTGGGTCACCTGTTTGTGGGCGGTGTGGTGGACTGCACAGAAAAATTTGTTAGCCACGATTGGCAGCCCGATCGCGGCCAGAGCATTCCCCTGGGCCAGGTGGTCTATGGCAGCGATCTGCTATCGGTCGATCGCACTGCTTGCCAGGTGGGCCAAGAGGTCGTTCCTGACTATATTACGGCCCTAGAGCAGCAAGTTAGCGAGTAA
- the dxs gene encoding 1-deoxy-D-xylulose-5-phosphate synthase, producing MHLSDITHPNQLHGLSIRQLEDVARQIREKHLETVAASGGHLGPGLGVVELTLALYQTLDLDRDKVTWDVGHQAYPHKLITGRYHDFHTLRQKDGVAGYLKRSESKFDHFGAGHASTSISAALGMALARDLSGDNYKVAAIIGDGALTGGMALEAINHAGHLPNTNLLVVLNDNEMSISPNVGAIPRYLNKMRLSPPVQFLTDNLEEQFKHLPFLGESLSPELDRVKEGMKRLAVPKVGAVFEELGFTYMGPVDGHNLQELIATFKEAHKHTGPVLVHVATTKGKGYAIAEKDQVGYHAQSPFNLSTGKGIPSTKPKPPSYSKVFAETLIKLAEDNPKIVGITAAMATGTGLDKLQQALPKQYIDVGIAEQHAITLAAGLACEGMRPVAAIYSTFLQRGFDQIVHDVCIQKLPVFFCLDRAGIVGADGPTHQGLYDIAYLRCIPNIVLMAPKDEAEMQRMIVTGIDYKEGAIAMRYPRGSGYGAPLMDEGWEPLPIGEAEVLRQGDDVLLLGYGSMVYPAMQTAEILSEHGIEATVVNARFAKPLDEALILPLAKQIGKVVTFEEGCLMGGFGSAVAESILDAQVQASVLRIGVPDILVDHATPDQSKAALGLTPSQMAERILATYQVEKPALVR from the coding sequence ATGCACCTGAGTGACATAACTCACCCCAATCAACTCCACGGTCTATCCATTCGCCAGCTCGAAGACGTGGCTCGCCAGATTCGCGAAAAGCACCTAGAAACCGTGGCGGCGAGCGGGGGACACCTGGGGCCTGGGTTAGGGGTCGTGGAGTTGACCCTAGCTCTCTACCAAACCCTCGACCTCGATCGCGACAAAGTCACCTGGGATGTGGGCCACCAGGCCTATCCCCACAAGCTGATCACCGGGCGCTACCACGACTTCCATACCCTGCGCCAAAAAGATGGCGTGGCGGGCTACCTGAAGCGCAGCGAGAGCAAGTTTGACCACTTCGGCGCAGGCCATGCCTCGACGAGCATTTCGGCGGCCCTGGGTATGGCTCTGGCCCGCGATTTGTCGGGCGACAACTACAAGGTGGCGGCGATTATCGGCGACGGCGCGCTGACCGGCGGCATGGCGCTAGAGGCCATCAACCACGCTGGGCATTTGCCTAACACCAACCTGTTGGTGGTGCTCAACGACAACGAAATGTCGATCTCGCCCAACGTGGGGGCGATTCCGCGCTACCTGAACAAAATGCGCCTCAGCCCCCCGGTACAGTTTCTCACCGACAACCTGGAAGAGCAGTTTAAGCACCTGCCCTTTTTAGGTGAGTCGCTGTCGCCCGAGCTCGATCGGGTGAAGGAAGGCATGAAGCGGCTGGCGGTACCCAAGGTAGGGGCTGTGTTTGAAGAGCTGGGCTTTACCTACATGGGGCCGGTGGATGGTCACAACCTGCAAGAGTTGATCGCCACCTTCAAAGAGGCCCACAAGCACACCGGCCCAGTGCTGGTGCATGTGGCGACGACTAAGGGCAAGGGCTATGCGATCGCCGAAAAAGATCAGGTCGGCTACCACGCCCAGTCGCCCTTCAACCTCTCGACCGGCAAGGGCATTCCTTCGACCAAGCCCAAGCCTCCTAGCTACTCAAAGGTGTTTGCCGAAACCCTGATCAAACTAGCTGAAGACAACCCCAAAATTGTCGGCATCACCGCCGCCATGGCCACGGGCACGGGGTTAGATAAGCTCCAGCAGGCGCTGCCCAAGCAGTATATCGACGTGGGCATCGCCGAGCAGCACGCCATTACCCTGGCGGCGGGTTTGGCCTGCGAGGGTATGCGTCCGGTAGCGGCGATCTACTCGACGTTCCTTCAGCGGGGCTTCGACCAGATTGTCCACGATGTGTGCATTCAAAAGCTGCCGGTGTTCTTCTGCCTCGACCGGGCGGGCATTGTCGGGGCCGACGGGCCGACCCACCAGGGTCTCTACGACATCGCCTACCTGCGCTGCATTCCTAACATCGTGCTAATGGCCCCCAAAGACGAGGCCGAAATGCAGCGGATGATTGTCACCGGGATTGACTATAAGGAGGGTGCGATCGCCATGCGCTACCCCCGAGGCAGTGGCTATGGTGCCCCGCTGATGGACGAGGGTTGGGAACCCCTGCCCATTGGCGAAGCCGAAGTGCTGCGCCAGGGCGACGATGTGCTGCTACTGGGCTACGGCTCGATGGTCTACCCGGCCATGCAGACCGCTGAGATTCTCAGCGAGCACGGCATTGAGGCCACGGTGGTCAACGCCCGCTTTGCCAAGCCCCTCGACGAAGCGCTGATTTTGCCCCTAGCTAAGCAAATTGGCAAGGTCGTCACCTTCGAGGAGGGCTGTTTGATGGGTGGCTTTGGCT